A genomic segment from Luteolibacter ambystomatis encodes:
- a CDS encoding trimeric intracellular cation channel family protein, producing the protein MLYLLDLIGVFVAAVSGGLAGRQKGMDWFGTFVVGVITGVGGGTLRSLLIGDVPPVVLRDPAYLGVAAFASIVAWLAEPLWCRMRRAVSVVDAVSLGVFVSIGVRVSQSHGLAWWACIALGVITGTFGGVLRDIVRAEVPLIFRKEIYATAGIIGGAVLLGLDRLGLNPDFGLYLATVVVVTIRLLAIRYSLNQSEV; encoded by the coding sequence ATGTTGTATTTGCTGGACCTCATCGGAGTTTTCGTCGCCGCTGTCTCGGGCGGATTGGCGGGCCGTCAGAAGGGCATGGACTGGTTCGGCACCTTTGTGGTCGGCGTGATCACCGGCGTGGGCGGCGGCACCTTGCGCAGCCTTTTGATCGGAGACGTGCCGCCGGTGGTGCTGCGGGATCCGGCTTACCTCGGGGTAGCGGCCTTTGCTTCGATCGTGGCGTGGTTGGCGGAACCCCTGTGGTGCCGCATGCGGCGCGCGGTCTCGGTGGTGGACGCGGTGTCGCTGGGCGTGTTCGTCTCCATCGGCGTGCGGGTGTCACAGAGCCATGGTCTCGCCTGGTGGGCGTGCATCGCGCTCGGCGTGATCACCGGAACGTTCGGCGGCGTGTTGCGGGACATCGTGAGAGCGGAGGTGCCGCTGATTTTCCGCAAGGAAATCTACGCCACCGCCGGGATCATCGGCGGTGCGGTGCTGCTGGGATTGGACCGGCTTGGCCTCAATCCCGATTTCGGGCTCTATTTGGCGACGGTGGTGGTGGTGACGATCCGCCTGCTGGCGATCCGCTATTCGTTGAATCAATCGGAGGTGTGA
- a CDS encoding ABC transporter ATP-binding protein yields MAVITRVFKPALARYPGRAAVSFVMAIVCTSLVLVLPGVTQVFIDEVIGNKRGDLLIPTALLGVGAIIVRQILFTLRTYANNALEQKLTHDLRVALYTKLQRLPIKWFDTNSSGEIMSRVADDVPTMDRMIVEAIDQTVPAILQFTMILSWMFWKSWELTLVTLAPLPIIAVITSVYSKRAEPRWRASSEATSALNSLLHDNLAGIRQIKAYTVEPEALGRFDAASRNVGEKHMRVMKGQAMVWPTVSLLAESSIVVMIAYGAWSVLNGHMSVGTPMAFLISWGFLFDPISRINNLTQTFVRGKVSAKRVFAIQDMPDEVNLTGGDRPEAFHGGVRFENVGFSYDPDTPAVGGLDIEAKPGQTIALVGPTGAGKSTILNLLTRFYEAETGAIYFDDRNIECISKEWLRDNTGYVTQESFLFNTTLRENLLLAKQDATDEELWEALDAANAGAFVRKLPEGLDTVAGERGVRFSGGEKQRLSIARALLKNPPLLLLDEATSALDNRTERLVQEALERLRSDRTCFVIAHRLSTVEKADMICVLEKGRIVEKGTHDELRARDGLYARLCEASSILE; encoded by the coding sequence ATGGCCGTCATCACCCGCGTCTTCAAACCCGCCCTCGCCCGCTATCCGGGGCGCGCCGCCGTCTCGTTCGTCATGGCGATCGTTTGCACGTCATTGGTGCTGGTGCTGCCCGGCGTGACACAGGTGTTCATCGATGAAGTGATCGGCAACAAGCGGGGCGACCTGCTCATCCCGACAGCCCTGCTCGGGGTCGGCGCGATCATCGTGCGGCAGATTCTTTTCACCCTCCGCACCTATGCGAACAATGCGCTGGAACAAAAGCTCACCCACGATCTGCGGGTCGCGCTCTATACGAAGCTCCAGCGGCTGCCGATCAAGTGGTTCGACACCAACTCGTCCGGTGAGATCATGTCGCGCGTGGCGGATGACGTGCCAACGATGGACCGCATGATCGTGGAGGCCATCGACCAGACCGTGCCCGCCATTCTCCAGTTCACGATGATCCTGAGCTGGATGTTCTGGAAAAGCTGGGAGCTGACCTTGGTCACTCTCGCTCCGCTTCCGATCATCGCGGTGATCACCTCCGTGTATTCGAAGCGCGCCGAGCCACGCTGGCGGGCATCCTCCGAAGCCACCTCCGCGCTCAATTCGCTGCTGCATGACAACCTCGCCGGCATCCGCCAGATCAAGGCCTACACGGTCGAGCCGGAAGCGCTCGGCCGCTTCGATGCCGCCAGCCGCAATGTCGGTGAGAAACACATGCGCGTGATGAAGGGCCAGGCGATGGTGTGGCCCACGGTCTCGCTGCTCGCCGAGTCCAGCATCGTCGTCATGATCGCCTACGGCGCTTGGTCGGTGCTCAACGGCCACATGTCGGTCGGCACGCCGATGGCCTTCCTCATTTCATGGGGCTTCCTCTTCGATCCCATCTCGCGGATCAACAACCTCACGCAGACCTTCGTGCGCGGCAAGGTTTCCGCCAAGCGCGTGTTCGCGATCCAGGACATGCCGGACGAGGTGAACCTCACCGGAGGCGACCGTCCGGAGGCCTTCCACGGCGGCGTGCGCTTTGAGAACGTCGGCTTCAGCTACGATCCGGACACGCCTGCGGTGGGCGGGCTCGACATCGAGGCGAAACCCGGCCAGACCATCGCACTGGTGGGTCCCACCGGTGCGGGCAAGTCCACCATCCTCAATCTGCTCACGCGCTTCTATGAGGCGGAAACCGGTGCCATCTATTTCGATGACAGGAACATCGAGTGCATTTCGAAGGAATGGCTGCGGGACAACACCGGCTACGTCACGCAGGAGAGTTTCCTCTTCAACACCACGCTGCGCGAGAACCTGCTGCTCGCCAAGCAGGACGCCACCGACGAAGAGCTCTGGGAAGCACTCGATGCGGCGAACGCCGGTGCCTTCGTGCGCAAGCTGCCGGAAGGACTCGACACCGTCGCAGGCGAACGCGGCGTACGTTTCTCCGGCGGCGAGAAACAGCGGCTCTCGATCGCACGCGCGCTGCTGAAAAATCCGCCGCTGCTATTGCTCGATGAAGCAACCAGCGCGCTCGACAACCGCACCGAACGCCTCGTGCAGGAAGCACTGGAACGTTTGCGCAGCGACCGCACCTGCTTCGTCATCGCCCACCGGCTCAGCACCGTGGAAAAGGCGGACATGATCTGCGTGCTGGAAAAAGGCCGCATCGTCGAAAAGGGCACGCATGACGAATTGCGCGCACGTGACGGACTTTACGCACGTTTGTGCGAAGCCTCTTCCATTCTGGAATGA
- a CDS encoding fibronectin type III domain-containing protein → MSAAENEPLDFRPPVNLTAVVKDRDVILNWRNAATAPGGCWIEFNTPGDDFTKLDAAWPETTTWTHRKVMPGAELSYRLVPFFGKPSAETVITTGTVPEGVAGKEEEGPLPGAAAAGDIARASIRAAGSFAAAVPDGLTARLSFPTNVELRWQDRATDEDGYLVEVAEDREGAFKLCALLPPDATSFRKIQLPAGTLCRFRVRAFFYGESSNPATVRIPPAALERK, encoded by the coding sequence GTGTCCGCAGCCGAAAACGAACCTCTGGACTTCCGGCCACCCGTGAACCTGACGGCGGTGGTGAAGGACCGTGATGTCATATTGAACTGGCGGAATGCGGCGACCGCTCCGGGCGGGTGCTGGATCGAGTTCAATACGCCGGGAGACGATTTCACGAAGCTCGACGCCGCGTGGCCGGAGACGACGACATGGACCCACCGGAAGGTGATGCCGGGAGCGGAATTGAGCTACCGTCTGGTGCCATTCTTCGGCAAGCCTTCCGCTGAAACGGTGATCACCACGGGCACCGTCCCGGAAGGCGTGGCGGGAAAAGAGGAGGAAGGTCCGCTGCCTGGAGCCGCCGCCGCGGGTGACATTGCCAGGGCCTCCATCCGCGCCGCCGGCAGCTTCGCAGCGGCCGTACCGGATGGACTCACCGCGAGACTTTCCTTTCCGACCAACGTGGAATTGCGCTGGCAGGATCGTGCCACGGATGAGGACGGCTACCTGGTGGAAGTGGCCGAGGACAGGGAAGGGGCGTTCAAGTTGTGCGCTCTCCTCCCGCCGGATGCCACCTCATTCCGCAAGATCCAGCTCCCCGCGGGGACCTTGTGCCGGTTCCGCGTCCGCGCGTTTTTCTATGGAGAATCATCCAATCCCGCCACAGTGCGGATACCTCCAGCCGCCCTTGAGCGGAAATAG
- a CDS encoding DUF456 domain-containing protein: MWESLIGWAGWGTVGTVGAWIVTACLLIAGMIGCVLPVLPGHLILLIAAIAHRLMLGREGSGLDWWSFLVLAVLMAASQAFELYSGAAGTRWFGGTRWGAFGAFVGSIVGMFFMPFGLLLGPLIGALAFELIFARKELKHATVSGVGSVVGTVTGLVVKLAVGVLMLLWFFLDVFWIGK; the protein is encoded by the coding sequence ATGTGGGAATCACTCATCGGCTGGGCGGGCTGGGGGACCGTGGGAACGGTCGGCGCCTGGATCGTCACGGCCTGCCTGCTGATCGCGGGAATGATCGGCTGCGTCCTGCCGGTGCTGCCGGGGCACTTGATTTTGCTGATTGCCGCCATCGCGCACCGGCTGATGCTCGGGCGCGAGGGCTCCGGATTGGATTGGTGGTCCTTTCTGGTTTTGGCGGTTTTGATGGCGGCGTCCCAGGCTTTCGAACTCTACAGCGGAGCGGCGGGAACGCGCTGGTTCGGGGGGACCCGCTGGGGCGCATTCGGCGCATTTGTTGGCAGTATTGTCGGCATGTTTTTCATGCCGTTCGGACTGCTGCTCGGGCCCTTGATCGGGGCGCTGGCGTTCGAACTGATCTTCGCCCGAAAGGAGCTGAAGCATGCCACCGTGTCTGGCGTGGGTTCGGTGGTCGGCACCGTCACCGGTCTGGTAGTGAAGCTCGCTGTCGGCGTGCTGATGCTGCTGTGGTTCTTCCTCGATGTGTTCTGGATCGGGAAGTGA
- a CDS encoding DUF6797 domain-containing protein has product MSKTASIIATFAASTAALHAANWYEEMQIGPAWSNTFDDTFQGQKRLAAVKGILLDLGDGQSHALFDTETLGLVNAYSGFVHWGGTPWTGKHAVLVALADETPVFNTARGTAKWADAKGSFEDSRKIPGYGNFDHARFNGYFRSGSTIVLDYTVLGSRVLETVAARDGTVTRSFDLAERKSDLTTVAADEAKPFTVAADGLSAKSEDGLTVTTKGGKLAADPKSPGRLLLRFAKGDKTTAQVAYARGAEPKPAAAPDFATLLKGGAPLWKDKITTEGKVSTDTREPYATDIATLPTGNPWKANLRFGGFDFIDDDSAALSAWNGDVWVVKGLKGDWKQLVWQRVASGLFEPLGVKVVNGIIHVNGRDQITQLIDLNGDGEIDQFKAFNRDVYVTENFHEFAFDLQTDKQGNFYFSKAGPVKSGGRGFDKTLPNNGTINKVSADGKKLEVVATGLRAPGGVGVGPNGEISAGENEGSWEPACKINFARASELPVFFGCEPTRQELGKGKPYTEPLCYLPMDMDNSGASQVWVPEGAKFGVNPGEMLHLSYGQSSIYRVLPQRAGDRLQAGVSSCQSSSSPRRCARASPRTARCTCWASAAGRPMRPPSARSSACATPASRSRHRTSMK; this is encoded by the coding sequence ATGTCAAAGACTGCTTCGATCATTGCCACCTTTGCCGCCAGCACGGCAGCCCTCCACGCCGCGAACTGGTACGAAGAAATGCAGATCGGCCCCGCGTGGTCGAACACCTTCGACGACACCTTCCAGGGCCAGAAACGCCTCGCCGCCGTCAAGGGCATCCTCCTCGACCTCGGCGACGGCCAGTCCCACGCCCTCTTCGACACCGAGACCCTCGGCCTCGTCAACGCCTACTCCGGATTCGTCCACTGGGGCGGAACCCCGTGGACCGGCAAGCACGCCGTCCTCGTCGCCCTCGCCGATGAAACCCCGGTCTTCAACACCGCACGCGGCACCGCCAAGTGGGCCGATGCCAAGGGCTCCTTCGAGGACTCCCGCAAGATCCCCGGCTACGGCAATTTCGACCACGCCCGCTTCAACGGCTACTTCCGCTCCGGTTCCACCATCGTGCTGGACTACACCGTGCTCGGCAGCCGCGTGCTCGAAACCGTCGCCGCCAGGGATGGCACCGTCACCCGCTCCTTCGACCTCGCCGAGCGCAAGAGCGACCTCACCACCGTCGCCGCCGATGAGGCCAAGCCCTTCACCGTCGCCGCCGACGGCCTCTCCGCCAAATCCGAGGACGGCCTGACTGTCACCACCAAAGGCGGCAAGCTCGCCGCCGACCCCAAGTCCCCGGGCCGCCTGCTGCTGCGCTTCGCCAAGGGTGACAAGACCACCGCCCAGGTCGCCTACGCCCGCGGCGCCGAGCCGAAGCCCGCCGCCGCACCGGACTTCGCCACCCTGCTCAAGGGCGGCGCCCCGCTGTGGAAGGACAAGATCACCACCGAAGGCAAGGTCTCCACCGACACCAGGGAGCCCTACGCCACCGACATCGCCACCCTGCCCACCGGCAACCCGTGGAAGGCCAACCTGCGCTTCGGCGGCTTCGACTTCATCGATGACGACAGCGCCGCCCTCTCCGCCTGGAACGGCGATGTCTGGGTCGTCAAGGGCCTCAAGGGCGACTGGAAGCAGCTCGTCTGGCAGCGCGTCGCCTCCGGACTCTTCGAGCCCCTCGGCGTCAAGGTCGTCAACGGCATCATCCACGTCAACGGCCGCGACCAGATCACCCAGCTCATCGACCTCAACGGCGACGGCGAGATCGACCAGTTCAAGGCCTTCAACCGCGACGTCTATGTCACCGAGAACTTCCACGAGTTCGCCTTCGACCTCCAGACCGACAAGCAGGGCAACTTCTACTTCTCCAAGGCCGGCCCGGTGAAGTCCGGCGGCCGCGGCTTCGACAAGACCCTGCCCAACAACGGCACCATCAACAAGGTCAGCGCGGACGGGAAGAAGCTCGAGGTCGTCGCCACCGGCCTGCGCGCCCCCGGCGGCGTGGGTGTCGGCCCCAACGGCGAGATCAGCGCCGGGGAGAACGAGGGATCGTGGGAGCCGGCCTGCAAGATCAACTTCGCCCGCGCTTCCGAGCTGCCGGTGTTCTTCGGCTGCGAGCCCACTCGCCAGGAGCTCGGCAAGGGCAAGCCCTACACCGAGCCGCTGTGCTACCTGCCGATGGACATGGACAACTCCGGCGCCTCCCAGGTGTGGGTGCCGGAAGGCGCGAAGTTCGGGGTCAATCCCGGCGAGATGCTGCACCTCTCCTACGGCCAGTCCTCGATCTACCGGGTGCTGCCGCAGCGGGCGGGCGACCGCCTGCAGGCCGGAGTCTCAAGCTGCCAATCAAGCTCCAGTCCTCGGCGATGCGCGCGCGCTTCGCCACGGACGGCTCGATGTACGTGCTGGGCTTCCGCGGCTGGCAGACCAATGCGGCCACCGAGTGCGCGTTCCAGCGCGTGCGCTACACCGGCAAGCCGCTCCCGGCACCGGACAAGTATGAAGTGA
- a CDS encoding c-type cytochrome, whose translation MIRISILSCLALATAQAELSATFKAGDATDSRLDRLPALLVKAGEPATPFLAPGAFEVTWTGKLVLPERQRLSFSFEGTGSASVSVDGKSLLEESGTLGAKASESTRLNPGDHDITITYKSQPDGSGRFRLFWEERAFPKQSVPPGAFKTEAAEPVKLGELQRQGRALFASNHCAKCHVPASGLGATPMPETNEFAPLLAGEGDRVTGEWLERWIAAPHTLRPSTRMPALVDASTEAGRQQSADIAAFITESQKLGGEPGKPVDKALAQKGGETFHTLGCVACHTLPSQAEPDKDHKRIPLNNVASKFQPGALAVFLKKPDAFHSSSSMPDFRLSDDEAAGLASFLTTASTGKETKLPGTAPKGDSKRGEEFVKALNCGSCHPGLPMAEKAVAPALDTIFAKDWSASGCVAPAPKRGKAPVLNLDDNERLALVAFSKTGSKPLTRDTPAEYVRREITSQRCVSCHSIDGKASLLDEVHNESRSLVADLKHLDERVAQNRPHFTFLGEMLHASYVEAMIQGTAKPEPRPWLLMRMPAFHSRAQALAEGFARLHGIEPGKPGEVKVDPAHAEIGKKLFSAEGFGCITCHAMGDLKPTAAFEVEGVNLKLAHDRLRDEYFYRWMDNPPSVTPGTKMPRYSEGNQSQRTDVLEGDARKQYEAIWEYLNQK comes from the coding sequence ATGATCCGAATTTCGATTCTTTCCTGTCTCGCGCTCGCAACCGCGCAGGCCGAACTCAGCGCGACCTTCAAGGCTGGAGACGCCACCGACTCCCGCCTCGACCGGCTGCCCGCCCTGCTGGTAAAAGCCGGCGAACCGGCCACGCCGTTCCTCGCTCCCGGTGCTTTCGAGGTCACCTGGACCGGCAAGCTGGTTCTGCCCGAACGCCAGCGCCTGTCCTTCTCCTTCGAGGGCACCGGCTCCGCCTCCGTTTCCGTCGATGGCAAGAGTCTGCTGGAAGAGAGCGGCACGCTCGGAGCCAAGGCTTCCGAAAGCACCCGCCTCAATCCCGGCGACCACGACATCACCATCACCTACAAGAGCCAGCCGGATGGCTCCGGACGCTTCCGCCTGTTCTGGGAGGAACGTGCGTTTCCGAAGCAATCGGTGCCACCCGGTGCCTTCAAAACGGAAGCCGCGGAACCGGTGAAACTCGGCGAGCTCCAGCGCCAGGGCCGCGCGCTCTTCGCGTCCAACCATTGCGCGAAGTGCCACGTGCCCGCCAGCGGACTCGGTGCCACGCCGATGCCGGAAACCAACGAATTCGCACCGCTGCTTGCGGGTGAAGGCGACCGCGTGACCGGCGAATGGTTGGAGCGCTGGATCGCCGCGCCGCACACGCTGCGCCCTTCCACCCGCATGCCCGCGCTGGTCGACGCCTCCACCGAAGCCGGCCGCCAGCAATCCGCGGACATCGCGGCCTTCATCACCGAGTCCCAAAAGCTCGGCGGCGAACCCGGCAAGCCGGTGGACAAGGCGCTGGCGCAGAAAGGTGGCGAAACCTTCCATACCCTCGGCTGCGTGGCCTGCCACACCCTCCCCTCACAAGCGGAACCGGACAAGGACCACAAGCGCATCCCGCTCAACAACGTCGCCTCGAAGTTCCAGCCCGGAGCACTAGCCGTCTTCCTCAAGAAGCCGGACGCCTTCCACTCTTCCAGCAGCATGCCGGACTTCCGCCTCAGCGATGACGAAGCCGCGGGACTCGCCTCGTTCCTGACCACCGCCTCCACGGGCAAGGAAACCAAGCTCCCCGGCACCGCGCCGAAGGGAGACAGCAAGCGGGGTGAAGAATTCGTCAAAGCGCTGAACTGCGGCTCCTGCCATCCCGGTCTGCCGATGGCGGAAAAGGCCGTGGCACCGGCACTCGACACGATCTTCGCCAAGGACTGGTCGGCTTCCGGCTGCGTCGCTCCCGCACCGAAGCGCGGCAAGGCCCCGGTGCTCAACCTCGATGACAACGAGCGCCTCGCCCTCGTTGCCTTCTCGAAGACCGGCAGCAAGCCGCTGACCCGCGACACCCCCGCCGAGTATGTACGCCGCGAGATCACCTCGCAGCGTTGCGTGTCCTGCCACTCCATCGATGGCAAGGCCTCGCTGCTCGATGAGGTTCACAACGAAAGCCGCTCGCTGGTGGCCGATCTGAAGCACCTCGATGAACGCGTCGCCCAGAACCGCCCGCACTTCACCTTCCTCGGTGAAATGCTGCATGCCTCGTACGTCGAAGCAATGATCCAGGGCACCGCCAAACCGGAGCCACGTCCGTGGCTGCTGATGCGCATGCCAGCCTTCCACTCGAGGGCCCAGGCGCTTGCAGAAGGCTTCGCGCGCCTGCACGGCATCGAGCCCGGCAAGCCGGGTGAAGTGAAGGTGGATCCGGCTCACGCGGAGATCGGCAAGAAACTCTTCAGCGCGGAAGGCTTCGGCTGCATCACCTGCCACGCCATGGGGGATCTCAAGCCCACCGCCGCCTTCGAGGTGGAGGGCGTGAACCTCAAACTGGCCCACGACCGCCTGCGCGACGAGTACTTCTACCGCTGGATGGACAACCCGCCGTCCGTCACGCCCGGCACCAAGATGCCGCGCTACTCCGAGGGCAACCAGTCGCAACGCACCGACGTGCTCGAGGGTGACGCCCGCAAGCAATACGAGGCGATCTGGGAGTATCTGAACCAGAAGTGA
- a CDS encoding BlaI/MecI/CopY family transcriptional regulator, whose translation MKPLESQLSRRERQVMDILFRLGKATAQEVMDEMSDPPSYSAVRALMVTLETKGHVKHGKESRRYVYSPAVPEKKAKRSALKQLLATFFEGRPENLVASLLDPEDQQLSGEEIERIRSLIGPKEK comes from the coding sequence ATGAAGCCTTTGGAAAGCCAGCTCTCGCGCCGCGAGCGGCAGGTCATGGACATCCTCTTCCGCCTCGGCAAGGCCACGGCGCAGGAAGTGATGGACGAAATGAGCGACCCGCCCAGCTACTCCGCCGTGCGCGCGCTGATGGTGACGCTGGAAACGAAGGGCCACGTGAAGCACGGCAAGGAATCCCGCCGCTACGTGTACAGCCCTGCCGTCCCGGAAAAGAAGGCGAAGCGTTCCGCTCTGAAACAGTTGCTCGCGACGTTTTTCGAGGGACGTCCGGAGAATCTCGTGGCATCCTTGCTGGACCCGGAGGACCAACAGCTCAGCGGCGAGGAGATCGAACGCATCCGCAGCCTGATCGGGCCGAAGGAAAAATAA
- a CDS encoding M56 family metallopeptidase, protein MNALIVFPLLAAAAVWLAGRRDASRDPRLTTLALALLAIAPLFLFLPKIPLLPAPVLAEAPAAAPIFPFWVLTALWLAGFLFCATRLMLSAIGLTRWHRRSTFIETTSDGVEIRELDGLRGPVAAGVFRKTIFVPTGWATWDDSTRETVLLHELAHHRRHDPLVRWIAAMAVAVHWFNPLVHWMNRRLALQCEHACDRRVIDTGVRADRYAEMLCRFAARGRMDAAGLAIAEMSSLEARVRHLMTPRASRGFFTLAALASLVIWGGFLLPLLGRKATPVNAPDQAEVEMRLSANPFPADSP, encoded by the coding sequence ATGAACGCGCTGATCGTCTTCCCCTTGCTCGCCGCGGCCGCCGTCTGGTTGGCCGGACGCCGCGATGCCTCGCGCGATCCGCGCCTCACCACGCTCGCGCTGGCATTGCTGGCGATCGCGCCGTTGTTCCTGTTTCTGCCGAAGATCCCGCTGCTGCCCGCGCCAGTGCTGGCGGAGGCACCCGCGGCTGCGCCGATATTTCCCTTTTGGGTCCTGACCGCGCTCTGGCTGGCAGGATTCCTGTTTTGTGCCACCCGGCTCATGCTCTCCGCCATCGGTCTCACCCGCTGGCATCGGCGTTCCACGTTCATTGAGACCACTTCCGATGGCGTGGAGATCCGCGAGTTGGATGGCCTTCGTGGTCCGGTGGCTGCGGGCGTGTTCCGCAAAACGATCTTTGTTCCGACAGGCTGGGCGACTTGGGACGACTCCACGCGTGAAACGGTGCTGCTCCACGAGCTGGCCCATCACCGCCGCCACGATCCGCTTGTCCGCTGGATCGCCGCTATGGCGGTGGCCGTGCATTGGTTCAACCCGCTGGTGCATTGGATGAACCGTCGCCTTGCTCTCCAATGCGAGCACGCCTGCGACCGCCGCGTGATCGACACCGGCGTCCGTGCCGACCGCTACGCGGAAATGCTCTGCCGCTTCGCCGCGCGCGGACGCATGGATGCCGCCGGTCTGGCGATAGCGGAGATGTCTTCACTGGAGGCACGTGTGCGTCACCTCATGACCCCGCGTGCCTCGCGTGGCTTCTTCACCCTCGCCGCTCTCGCCAGCCTGGTGATCTGGGGCGGCTTCCTGCTGCCTTTGCTCGGTCGCAAAGCCACTCCCGTGAATGCTCCGGATCAAGCGGAGGTGGAAATGCGCCTCAGCGCGAATCCCTTTCCGGCCGATTCGCCATAA
- a CDS encoding helix-turn-helix domain-containing protein — MKRRTVPEIEMIDYGQEHLRRQGFVAMPLMDSMRKDPQRGHPHLHDFYQVTLLNGHGKLMHDFRETTFSGPILFFVSPGQVHTATPDPGAKATVVSFTREFFNAHTGDAGLLAELPFYYTAYAPPWLPLSEDEATIARSLLNEIQQEYDAAQPGAAEILQALLRILFVRASRWYGHAHPVGSTTRGPRLVREYQLLVEHHFHHWQTLESYARQLGVTVNHLNDVVREETGRAAGEHIRQRRLLDAKRLLLHSDLTISEIGYRLGFDDPSYFSRFFRRYEKTTPADFRENIREKYHSSGD; from the coding sequence ATGAAGCGCCGCACGGTCCCGGAGATCGAGATGATCGACTACGGGCAGGAACACCTGCGCCGCCAAGGCTTCGTGGCGATGCCGCTGATGGATTCCATGCGGAAGGATCCGCAACGCGGCCATCCGCATCTCCATGACTTCTACCAAGTCACCTTGCTCAACGGCCATGGCAAGCTGATGCATGACTTCCGGGAAACCACCTTCTCCGGTCCCATCCTGTTCTTCGTCAGCCCCGGCCAGGTCCACACCGCCACGCCCGATCCAGGAGCCAAAGCCACGGTGGTATCCTTCACCCGGGAGTTCTTCAACGCCCACACCGGGGATGCCGGATTGCTCGCGGAACTGCCGTTCTACTACACCGCCTACGCTCCACCGTGGCTGCCGCTTTCCGAGGATGAGGCCACCATCGCCCGCAGCCTCCTCAACGAGATCCAGCAGGAATACGATGCCGCCCAACCGGGTGCGGCGGAGATCCTGCAAGCCCTGCTGCGAATCCTCTTCGTCCGCGCCAGCCGCTGGTATGGCCATGCTCATCCGGTCGGCAGTACCACCCGCGGCCCGCGGTTGGTGCGCGAGTACCAGTTGCTGGTGGAACATCACTTTCACCACTGGCAGACTCTGGAGTCCTATGCGCGGCAACTCGGCGTGACCGTGAACCACCTCAACGACGTGGTCCGCGAGGAAACCGGCCGGGCCGCGGGCGAGCACATCCGGCAGCGTCGTCTGCTGGATGCGAAGCGCCTGCTGCTCCACTCCGATCTCACCATCTCGGAAATCGGCTACCGCCTCGGCTTCGACGATCCCTCCTATTTCAGCCGCTTCTTCCGCCGCTACGAAAAAACCACCCCGGCCGACTTCCGGGAGAATATCCGAGAAAAATACCATTCTTCTGGAGATTGA